From a single Pseudomonas sp. A34-9 genomic region:
- a CDS encoding non-ribosomal peptide synthetase, with amino-acid sequence MPPIFAPTVDMPSAAPATFPLTAAQLDIWLDQLSRGDSPLYNIGGYMELTGSLEPARMQAALIHLVSLHDAMRIELLPAEGADGLPWQRFASSMHGPLMTYDVCGHAEPVAAARALIQERIDQTFALDGGPLFRFLLIRLDDDRHWFSILAHHLIVDGWGFSEMLKSLAGIYNALAADQPLPDTAPSYVDFIEDNARYYQSPRYAQDRAFWLGKYRQLPEPLLVPRYQERFAANAPSSQIVANTFPALLHERMKQLGQGLGASAFHVLLAALHVYFSRTAQRDEWVVGLPILNRSGARFKSTVGLFTQVSAVRMGFGRELTFSALVSAVRDELKENFRHQRFPLSEMNRALGLLREDRAQLFEVTVSYEQDDQAHIYGGAHGHVVKVSNHQEASPLAIYLRSNRFEENAWLHIAYSPSYFETGEIEAFSQRLLLILEQGLESPDLPVMEFSLHSAMDTARLQHWNATRVDYPQALTVPQRFEARAARQSDALAAIHGGQSLSYGELDQQANALAHHLIALGVRPDDRVAIVARRGLDTLVGLLATLKAGAAYVPLDPAAPQERLNYLLADSAPVAVLTQSAVRGRLPALLMPVIELDRRSWPLSPDTAPQVSALTPTNLAYVIYTSGSTGLPKGVMVEHRTLGNLIDWHCAAFDLRAGSHTSSLAGFGFDAMAWEIWPALCVGATVHLAPSGGDSEDIDGLLDWWCAQPLEVSFLPTPIAEYAFSKQLEHPTLRVLLIGGDRLRQFSQQQSFAVINNYGPTEATVVATCGQIEAGQALHIGKPVSNATVYLLDEQQRPVPIGVSGELYVGGSGVARGYLNRADLTAERFMCDPFSAESEARMYRTGDLARWRADGNLEYLGRNDDQVKIRGVRVELGEIEAALASHAAVQEAVALVRDGQLLAWFTEREPVEINLLHAHLKTRLTSAMLPSAYVRLTSLPLTANGKLDRQALPAPGPEALIRRQYEAPQGDVEIALAQIWAEVLQVERVGRHDHFFELGGHSLLAVGLIERMRQIGMNSDVRVLFSQPTLAALAAAEGSGREVEVPANRIPVDCTYITPDLLPLVQLEQAMIDRIVATVPGGAANVQDIYPLAPLQEGILYHHITAAQGDPYLLQSALAFDSLERVEAFAAALRRVMARHDILRTAVVWEGLPSPVQVVWRAAILPVQEVELDPAHGAVIDQLHQRFDARRYRLDVSQAPLLRLMFARDPAHNRVVGILLFHHLAMDHIALEAMREEIHASLSGCTEPLAASVPYRNYVAQTRLGVSEQEHEAFFRQMLGDIDEPTLPFALQNVQGDGSNIEEAGQAVAPNLYQRLQQQARLAGVSVASLIHLAWAQVLAATSGQQSVVFGTVLMGRMQGGAGADRALGVFINTLPLRVDVSEGARTAVKSTHARLTALLAHEHASLALAQRCSGVAAPAPLFSALLNYRHSDDVEQKHSRQTWEGIETLANEERTNYPFTLSVDDLGTGLRLTTRTLSSIGAQRIGGYVQAALSGLVEALETTPQRPLNRLPLLPAEELQRLLIEFNATAVDCPMDRPLHSLFEQQVRSKPDAIAVQFAEQRLTYGELNAQANRLAHHLRGLGVQPDSRVAICVERGPELVIGLLGILKAGGAYVPLDPDYPLQRLNYMLQDSAPVALLVHAATRDLLGEPGVPLIDLDLGAWQDHPHDNPQVPGLDAANLAYMIYTSGSTGTPKGVMIEHRSACNMVHWGSQLAPPTEHGALLQKAPYSFDSSVWEIFWPLCSGMRLVLARADGNRDSAYVTQVIREQNITVVKFVPALLQQFIEQDDVSQCTSLTDVLNGGGELTVALARQVRERLPWVRLHNVYGPTETTVDSSGWTLEPGEPVPQTLVPIGKALSNTRLYVLDAGDQPVPFGVSGHLHIGGVGVARGYLGLPQLQAERFIDSPFVAGDRLYRTGDLVRYGADGNLEFLGRNDFQVKLRGVRLELGEIEARLLEHPAIREAVVLVRDERLVAYYSVRAESPEPTLEALRKHVLAQLPEFMVPGAYVMLAALPLTPNDKIDRKALPEPGAEALLSRPYEAPEGDVENALAQIWAQVLKVEQVGRHDNFFELGGHSLLAVSLVARMRLAGLHVDARTLFSEPTLAALAAQTSRQAKHVEIAQTTIPSLSRKRRL; translated from the coding sequence ATGCCGCCTATTTTTGCCCCAACGGTGGACATGCCGTCCGCTGCACCCGCGACGTTTCCCCTGACCGCTGCGCAACTGGACATCTGGCTGGATCAACTGAGTCGTGGTGATTCGCCGTTGTACAACATCGGTGGGTATATGGAGCTGACCGGGTCGCTGGAGCCGGCACGGATGCAGGCGGCGCTCATACACTTGGTGAGTCTGCACGACGCGATGCGCATCGAACTGTTACCGGCGGAGGGGGCGGACGGGCTGCCCTGGCAACGTTTTGCGTCATCGATGCACGGGCCGTTGATGACTTATGACGTTTGCGGCCACGCTGAACCGGTTGCGGCAGCGCGAGCATTGATTCAGGAGCGCATCGATCAGACGTTCGCGCTGGATGGCGGACCATTGTTTCGTTTTTTGCTGATCCGGCTTGATGACGATCGTCATTGGTTCTCGATTCTGGCTCACCACCTGATCGTCGACGGTTGGGGCTTCTCCGAAATGCTCAAGTCATTGGCCGGGATCTACAACGCCCTGGCCGCTGATCAGCCATTACCCGATACAGCACCGTCCTACGTCGATTTCATCGAGGACAATGCGCGTTATTACCAGTCGCCTCGTTATGCGCAGGATCGCGCTTTCTGGCTGGGCAAATATCGTCAACTGCCTGAACCGCTGCTGGTGCCGCGTTACCAGGAGCGATTCGCGGCGAACGCGCCGTCCAGTCAGATCGTGGCCAACACATTCCCGGCGCTGTTGCATGAGCGAATGAAGCAGCTCGGCCAAGGGCTTGGCGCCTCGGCGTTTCATGTGCTGCTGGCGGCGCTTCATGTGTATTTCAGCCGTACCGCGCAGCGGGACGAATGGGTGGTCGGGTTGCCGATCCTCAATCGGTCCGGCGCTCGATTCAAATCCACGGTTGGGTTGTTCACTCAGGTCAGTGCGGTACGCATGGGTTTTGGTCGCGAACTCACGTTCAGCGCGTTGGTCAGCGCGGTTCGCGATGAGTTGAAAGAGAACTTCCGGCATCAGCGGTTTCCCCTGAGTGAAATGAACCGCGCCCTCGGATTGCTGCGTGAGGACCGCGCGCAACTGTTTGAGGTGACCGTCTCTTACGAACAAGATGATCAGGCGCATATTTATGGCGGCGCGCATGGTCACGTGGTCAAGGTCTCCAATCATCAGGAAGCCTCACCACTGGCCATTTATCTGCGCAGCAACCGATTCGAGGAAAATGCCTGGCTGCACATAGCCTACTCGCCGAGCTATTTCGAGACCGGTGAAATCGAGGCGTTTTCTCAACGGCTGCTCTTGATACTCGAGCAGGGGCTGGAAAGTCCTGACCTGCCGGTGATGGAGTTCAGTTTGCACTCGGCGATGGATACCGCGCGGCTGCAACACTGGAACGCTACCCGTGTGGATTATCCGCAGGCGTTGACCGTGCCTCAGCGTTTCGAGGCCCGCGCGGCACGCCAATCGGACGCACTGGCGGCGATTCACGGCGGACAATCCCTGAGCTACGGCGAGCTCGATCAGCAAGCCAACGCCTTGGCTCATCACCTCATCGCACTCGGGGTGCGCCCGGATGATCGCGTCGCGATTGTTGCCCGGCGCGGGCTCGACACCCTGGTCGGTCTGCTCGCCACGCTCAAGGCCGGCGCAGCTTATGTGCCGCTTGATCCGGCCGCCCCGCAAGAGCGCCTGAACTACCTGCTGGCAGACAGCGCGCCAGTGGCAGTGCTGACGCAAAGCGCTGTGCGCGGGCGTTTGCCGGCGTTGCTGATGCCGGTGATTGAACTGGATCGGCGCAGCTGGCCACTCAGCCCGGACACTGCGCCGCAGGTGTCGGCACTGACACCGACGAACCTTGCCTATGTGATCTACACCTCCGGTTCCACCGGCCTGCCCAAGGGCGTGATGGTTGAACATCGCACGCTGGGCAATCTGATCGATTGGCACTGTGCTGCCTTCGATCTGCGTGCCGGCAGTCACACGTCAAGTCTCGCCGGGTTCGGCTTTGACGCGATGGCCTGGGAAATCTGGCCGGCGCTGTGCGTGGGTGCAACCGTGCACCTGGCGCCCAGCGGCGGTGACAGCGAAGACATTGACGGCTTGCTCGACTGGTGGTGCGCGCAACCGCTGGAGGTCAGCTTCCTGCCGACGCCGATTGCCGAGTACGCCTTCAGCAAGCAGCTCGAACACCCGACGTTGCGCGTACTGTTGATTGGCGGCGATCGCCTGCGCCAGTTCAGCCAGCAGCAATCTTTCGCGGTGATCAATAACTACGGCCCGACAGAAGCCACCGTCGTCGCCACCTGCGGCCAGATCGAGGCCGGGCAGGCGTTGCACATCGGTAAACCGGTGAGCAACGCGACGGTGTACCTGCTCGATGAGCAACAGCGCCCCGTACCGATCGGGGTGAGCGGTGAGTTGTACGTTGGTGGGAGCGGTGTCGCTCGTGGTTACCTGAACCGTGCGGATTTGACGGCCGAGCGCTTCATGTGCGATCCGTTCAGCGCCGAATCGGAGGCCCGGATGTACCGCACCGGCGACCTTGCGCGCTGGCGTGCCGACGGCAATCTGGAGTATCTGGGGCGTAACGACGATCAAGTGAAAATCCGCGGCGTACGCGTTGAACTCGGTGAAATCGAAGCCGCACTCGCCAGCCACGCGGCCGTACAGGAAGCGGTTGCGCTGGTGCGCGACGGTCAACTGTTGGCGTGGTTTACCGAGCGCGAGCCAGTGGAAATCAACCTTTTGCACGCACACCTGAAAACCCGGCTGACCAGCGCCATGCTGCCGAGCGCCTACGTGCGCCTGACATCCTTGCCGTTGACCGCCAACGGCAAGCTTGATCGCCAGGCGTTGCCGGCACCGGGGCCGGAAGCGTTGATCCGTCGTCAATACGAGGCGCCGCAAGGTGACGTCGAAATCGCGTTGGCGCAGATCTGGGCCGAGGTATTGCAGGTTGAACGGGTAGGGCGTCACGACCATTTCTTTGAGCTGGGCGGTCACTCGTTGTTGGCGGTTGGCCTGATTGAACGTATGCGCCAGATCGGAATGAACAGCGATGTTCGGGTGCTGTTCAGCCAACCGACACTGGCTGCGCTGGCAGCGGCGGAAGGTAGCGGCCGCGAAGTCGAGGTGCCGGCCAACCGCATTCCGGTCGATTGCACGTACATCACGCCTGACCTGCTGCCACTGGTGCAACTGGAACAAGCGATGATCGACCGTATCGTCGCGACGGTGCCGGGCGGGGCCGCCAATGTGCAGGACATCTACCCCTTGGCGCCGTTGCAGGAAGGCATTCTCTATCACCACATCACCGCTGCGCAGGGCGATCCGTATCTGCTGCAATCCGCGCTGGCGTTCGACAGCCTCGAACGGGTCGAGGCCTTCGCCGCTGCGCTGCGTCGGGTCATGGCGCGGCACGACATCCTGCGCACGGCGGTGGTCTGGGAAGGGCTGCCTTCACCCGTGCAAGTGGTGTGGCGCGCGGCGATTCTGCCGGTGCAGGAGGTCGAACTGGACCCTGCCCACGGCGCGGTCATCGATCAATTGCACCAGCGTTTCGATGCGCGGCGCTATCGCCTCGATGTCAGTCAGGCACCGCTGCTGCGCCTGATGTTCGCCCGTGACCCTGCGCATAACCGGGTGGTCGGCATCTTGCTGTTCCATCACCTGGCGATGGATCACATTGCGCTGGAGGCCATGCGCGAAGAAATCCACGCCAGCCTGTCGGGGTGCACCGAACCGCTGGCGGCGTCGGTGCCGTATCGCAACTATGTGGCGCAAACGCGATTGGGTGTCAGTGAACAAGAGCATGAAGCGTTCTTTCGCCAGATGCTCGGCGACATCGACGAGCCGACGTTGCCATTCGCTTTGCAGAATGTGCAGGGCGATGGCAGCAATATTGAAGAAGCCGGGCAAGCGGTGGCACCCAATCTCTATCAGCGCCTGCAACAGCAGGCACGCCTGGCGGGTGTGAGTGTTGCCAGCCTGATCCACCTCGCCTGGGCGCAAGTGTTGGCGGCGACATCCGGCCAGCAAAGCGTGGTGTTCGGCACGGTGTTGATGGGGCGCATGCAGGGCGGCGCGGGTGCCGACCGGGCGCTGGGGGTGTTCATCAACACGTTGCCGCTGCGGGTCGATGTGAGCGAGGGCGCCCGTACCGCGGTGAAGTCCACCCATGCGCGCCTGACCGCTTTGCTCGCCCATGAACACGCCTCTTTGGCACTGGCTCAACGTTGCAGTGGCGTCGCCGCACCGGCGCCGCTGTTCAGCGCCTTGCTCAACTATCGGCACAGCGATGACGTCGAGCAAAAGCACTCTCGGCAAACCTGGGAAGGCATCGAGACTCTGGCCAATGAGGAGCGCACCAATTACCCGTTTACCCTGAGTGTCGATGACCTCGGCACAGGCTTGCGTCTGACCACCAGAACCTTGTCGAGCATTGGTGCGCAGCGGATTGGCGGCTACGTGCAAGCGGCCTTGAGCGGTTTGGTCGAGGCGCTGGAAACCACGCCGCAACGGCCGTTGAATCGTCTGCCATTGTTGCCGGCAGAGGAGCTGCAACGGCTGCTGATCGAGTTCAATGCCACAGCAGTCGACTGTCCGATGGACCGGCCGCTTCACTCTTTGTTCGAGCAACAGGTTCGGAGTAAGCCGGATGCCATCGCCGTGCAGTTCGCCGAGCAACGCTTGACCTATGGCGAGTTGAACGCGCAGGCCAACCGCTTGGCCCATCATCTGCGCGGGCTGGGCGTGCAGCCGGATTCGCGGGTGGCGATCTGCGTCGAGCGCGGGCCTGAGTTGGTGATCGGTCTGCTGGGGATTCTCAAGGCGGGCGGTGCTTATGTGCCGCTCGATCCGGATTATCCGCTGCAACGGCTGAACTACATGTTGCAGGACAGCGCACCGGTCGCGCTGCTGGTGCATGCGGCAACGCGCGATCTGCTCGGCGAACCCGGCGTGCCGCTGATCGATCTCGACCTCGGTGCCTGGCAGGACCATCCCCACGACAATCCGCAGGTACCGGGCCTCGACGCGGCGAATCTGGCCTACATGATCTACACCTCCGGCTCTACCGGCACGCCGAAAGGCGTAATGATCGAGCACCGCAGCGCCTGCAACATGGTGCACTGGGGGTCGCAACTGGCGCCGCCGACGGAACACGGGGCGTTGCTGCAAAAGGCGCCGTACAGTTTCGACAGTTCGGTGTGGGAGATCTTCTGGCCACTCTGCTCAGGCATGCGCCTGGTCCTGGCGCGGGCCGATGGCAACCGCGATTCGGCGTACGTGACGCAAGTGATCCGCGAGCAGAACATTACCGTGGTCAAGTTCGTACCGGCGTTGTTGCAGCAATTCATCGAACAAGACGATGTCAGCCAGTGCACCAGCCTCACCGACGTGCTCAACGGTGGCGGCGAGTTGACCGTCGCCCTGGCCCGGCAAGTGCGCGAGCGCCTGCCATGGGTGCGCCTGCACAACGTCTATGGGCCGACCGAAACCACGGTCGACAGCAGCGGCTGGACTCTGGAGCCCGGCGAACCGGTGCCGCAGACGCTGGTGCCGATCGGCAAGGCCCTGAGCAACACGCGGCTGTATGTCCTCGATGCCGGCGATCAACCGGTGCCGTTTGGCGTCAGTGGTCATTTGCACATTGGCGGGGTGGGCGTGGCGCGGGGCTATTTGGGACTGCCGCAACTGCAGGCCGAACGCTTTATCGACAGTCCGTTCGTGGCCGGCGATCGCTTGTATCGCACCGGCGATCTGGTGCGTTACGGCGCTGACGGCAATCTCGAATTTCTCGGTCGCAACGACTTTCAGGTCAAGTTGCGCGGGGTTCGCCTTGAGCTGGGCGAGATTGAAGCGCGCCTGCTTGAACACCCGGCCATCCGCGAGGCGGTGGTGCTGGTGCGCGATGAGCGGCTGGTGGCTTATTACAGCGTGCGTGCCGAGTCGCCTGAACCGACGCTGGAGGCGTTGCGTAAGCATGTGTTGGCGCAGTTGCCGGAGTTCATGGTGCCCGGCGCCTACGTGATGCTGGCGGCGTTGCCGTTGACGCCCAACGACAAAATCGACCGCAAGGCATTGCCGGAACCGGGGGCGGAGGCACTGCTCAGTCGTCCTTACGAGGCGCCCGAAGGCGACGTGGAAAATGCCTTGGCGCAGATCTGGGCGCAGGTGCTCAAGGTCGAGCAGGTCGGGCGCCACGACAACTTCTTCGAACTGGGCGGGCATTCGCTGTTGGCGGTCAGCCTGGTCGCGCGCATGCGTCTGGCCGGGCTGCATGTCGATGCGCGGACGCTGTTCAGCGAGCCGACACTGGCAGCGCTGGCGGCACAGACCTCGCGGCAGGCGAAGCACGTCGAGATCGCCCAGACCACCATCCCGAGCCTCAGTCGCAAACGCCGGCTCTGA
- a CDS encoding helix-turn-helix transcriptional regulator, translating to MNLTGSIRNMENPHFYWQLGELIASTGDDHFATNMFQLVDTLVPVNRVDLSEWTLDERQASVVDIKPLGSAGLAQTCTPADPLESPDDHPLLQKMIEMNDSLLIQLRASLQPRHPQHSAHQCNLVSRTSNRRCVISFYRPSTQRVFSLPELSFLKRLSDTLLPLIERHAQISRQILARQPRQPLAELDQAPLAQVFDERLAISDIALSVREKEVCLGLLTGGTVPQMAERLRVKTSSIETYLKRATAKLGVSGRHGLAKWMAGA from the coding sequence ATGAATCTGACCGGCAGTATTCGTAACATGGAAAACCCGCATTTCTACTGGCAACTGGGAGAGCTGATAGCCAGCACCGGCGATGATCACTTCGCCACGAACATGTTCCAGTTGGTCGACACGCTGGTGCCGGTCAACCGGGTAGATCTCAGTGAGTGGACGCTGGATGAGCGTCAGGCGAGCGTGGTCGATATCAAACCGTTGGGCAGCGCCGGTCTGGCGCAGACGTGTACGCCAGCCGATCCGCTGGAAAGTCCCGATGATCATCCGTTGCTGCAAAAAATGATCGAGATGAATGACTCACTGTTGATTCAACTCAGAGCCTCGCTGCAACCTCGTCACCCGCAACACAGCGCTCATCAATGCAATCTGGTGTCGCGCACGTCCAATCGCCGCTGCGTCATTTCTTTTTACCGACCGAGTACTCAACGGGTGTTTTCCCTGCCCGAACTGTCGTTTCTCAAGCGCCTGTCCGACACCTTGCTGCCGCTGATCGAACGCCACGCGCAAATCAGCCGGCAAATCCTCGCCAGACAACCGCGCCAGCCCTTGGCCGAACTGGATCAGGCACCGTTGGCGCAGGTGTTCGATGAACGCTTGGCGATCAGCGACATCGCCCTGTCGGTGCGCGAAAAAGAAGTCTGTCTGGGCCTGTTGACCGGCGGCACCGTGCCGCAAATGGCGGAAAGGCTGCGGGTCAAAACCAGCTCGATCGAGACGTATCTCAAACGCGCCACGGCCAAACTCGGGGTCAGTGGCCGCCACGGTCTGGCGAAATGGATGGCCGGGGCCTGA
- a CDS encoding efflux transporter outer membrane subunit — protein sequence MLTLRLSLLSMAMLMGGCSLIPDYQRPASPTAAQYPTATQAATSSEDWRTLFNDPALQQLIASALVNNRDLRVAALNVEAFQAQYRIQRADLLPAVSANANELRQRMPPSVTQGKALINSTYSVNLGISAYELDFFGRVRSLSEQALQTWLATDQARRSAQLSLVANVANAYLTWRADQELLELTRETLAADEQSLHLTTRNREAGKSSALEQAQAKTSVDSSRANLARYQRQVAQDLNSLTLLVGAPVPDALPARPLSSDLVQQLPAGLPSDLLQRRPDILQAEYKLKAANANIGAARAAFFPSVSLTANAGTSSRDLSGLFGGGSGAWTFQPQISLPIFNAGSLRASLDYSKLQKDVAVAEYEKSIQTAFQEVADGLAARATYQQQLQAQRDLVAATQTYYNLAQNRYKNGVDSSLTFLDAQRSLFSSQQGLITDRLAQLVAEVNLYTALGGGWNADGPGVQ from the coding sequence ATGTTGACGTTGCGACTTTCTTTGCTGTCCATGGCGATGCTGATGGGCGGTTGTTCATTGATTCCCGACTATCAGCGGCCTGCTTCACCCACCGCCGCGCAGTATCCGACAGCGACACAGGCGGCCACGAGCAGCGAGGACTGGCGCACGCTGTTCAACGATCCGGCGCTGCAACAACTGATTGCAAGCGCGCTGGTCAACAACCGCGACCTGCGCGTGGCGGCGCTGAACGTCGAAGCCTTCCAGGCGCAGTACCGCATTCAGCGCGCCGACCTGCTGCCGGCGGTGTCGGCCAACGCCAATGAACTGCGCCAACGCATGCCGCCGAGCGTGACCCAGGGCAAAGCGCTGATCAACTCGACGTACTCGGTCAACCTTGGCATCAGCGCCTATGAGCTGGATTTCTTTGGCCGCGTGCGCAGCCTCAGCGAGCAGGCCTTGCAAACCTGGCTGGCCACCGATCAGGCGCGGCGCAGCGCGCAGTTGAGTCTGGTGGCCAACGTCGCCAACGCTTACCTGACCTGGCGCGCCGATCAGGAGCTGCTCGAGCTGACCCGCGAGACCCTCGCCGCCGATGAGCAGAGCCTGCACCTGACCACCCGCAACCGCGAGGCCGGCAAATCGTCGGCGCTGGAACAGGCGCAAGCGAAGACCAGCGTCGACAGCTCACGGGCCAATCTGGCGCGCTACCAGCGGCAGGTCGCGCAGGACTTGAACAGCCTGACCTTGCTGGTCGGCGCCCCCGTGCCGGACGCCCTGCCCGCCCGTCCGCTGTCCAGCGATCTGGTGCAGCAACTGCCCGCCGGGTTGCCGTCTGATCTGCTGCAGCGTCGGCCGGACATCCTGCAGGCCGAGTACAAACTCAAAGCCGCCAACGCCAACATCGGCGCCGCACGGGCAGCGTTTTTCCCCAGTGTCAGCCTGACCGCCAATGCCGGCACGTCGAGCCGCGATTTGTCAGGCTTGTTCGGCGGCGGCTCTGGCGCCTGGACCTTTCAGCCGCAGATCAGCCTGCCGATCTTCAATGCCGGCAGCCTGCGCGCGAGCCTGGATTATTCGAAGTTGCAGAAAGACGTCGCAGTGGCCGAATACGAAAAATCGATTCAAACGGCGTTTCAGGAAGTCGCCGACGGGCTCGCGGCGCGCGCCACCTATCAGCAGCAGTTGCAGGCGCAGCGTGATCTGGTCGCGGCCACGCAGACCTATTACAACCTGGCGCAGAACCGTTACAAGAACGGTGTCGACAGCAGCCTGACGTTCCTCGATGCGCAGCGTTCACTGTTCAGTTCGCAGCAAGGGCTGATCACCGATCGCCTCGCGCAACTGGTCGCCGAGGTCAATCTGTACACCGCGCTGGGTGGCGGCTGGAACGCAGATGGGCCTGGTGTGCAATAA
- a CDS encoding SCO family protein, with translation MTALLTRRKVLAGMGVLGLGLLAGCDTRGQLSYKYGKDLSNKIMGRTFKLKNTDGETMTLSSFRGMMPMVFFGFTQCPAVCPTTLARAAKIKKLMGADGDRLQVIFITLDPERDTPEILDAYMKAFDPTFVALYGTLEETQATAKEFDVFYEKVPAGDTYTISHTATSYVYDSNGGLRLGLSTSLSAEQCTEDLLTVMEVC, from the coding sequence ATGACGGCTTTGTTGACTCGCCGCAAGGTGCTTGCGGGAATGGGCGTGCTCGGGCTGGGCCTGCTCGCCGGCTGCGACACCCGCGGCCAACTGTCGTACAAGTACGGCAAGGATCTGAGTAACAAGATCATGGGGCGCACCTTCAAGCTGAAGAACACCGATGGCGAAACCATGACGCTGTCGAGCTTTCGCGGCATGATGCCGATGGTGTTCTTCGGCTTCACCCAGTGCCCGGCAGTCTGCCCGACCACCCTGGCCCGCGCGGCGAAAATCAAGAAGCTGATGGGCGCCGATGGCGATCGCTTGCAGGTGATCTTCATCACCCTCGATCCCGAGCGCGACACCCCGGAAATCCTCGACGCCTACATGAAAGCCTTCGACCCGACGTTCGTTGCGCTGTACGGCACGCTTGAGGAAACCCAGGCCACCGCCAAGGAATTCGACGTGTTCTACGAGAAAGTCCCGGCCGGCGACACGTACACCATCTCGCATACCGCCACCAGTTACGTTTACGACTCCAACGGCGGCTTGCGCCTGGGTCTGTCCACCTCGCTTTCGGCAGAACAATGCACG